The region AGCAGTCGATTGACGAGCAGTCTAGTGGCATGACCAATATCCCAAGACATGGCCTGATGGCTGGTGGATGCTAAGTGAGTGAGTTGATAGTGCTTTTTGTTGCACGCCCACGATGCCGGGGCAGCTTTCGATCAGCAGCCCCCGGGAAGCGGTTGCACCCATGGGAGCACTGCAACGCAGATGATATGATGAGATGAGATGACATAGTCATAGCCTGTTTCTGCGAGTGCTCGACTTGGCTGCATGGGGGGACGACTAATGTCGAGCATGGCCATCCCCGGTCATCATCTCAGTCGTCAATCAGGAGCGTGTCGGAACATGCTCCCCCAGCGAATAGGACCGAAGATGGTTTGCGGAAAGCTTCGAGCGCTCAGCGCGTCGTGGTGTTGATGGTGCGGGCCACATGATTGATGCTTGATGATTTTGACAGATGGCTCAGTCTGCAATCTGCATAGTGCTGTTAGGCCCAGGCTTACCTAGCCCTCAGCCCCAGCCCAGCCCAACacagcaccagcaccagcaccagcaccagcaccgGCGACCGGCCTCACGTAGTCAGGCAGCGTCCTGGTGGTGTGGGTGGTAGTTCGGCCACTTGATCGCCCGAGTAGGGCGGCCAATACTACGGCATGCCATGACGGCAGCCCGCAAAGGGCCATGATCCATGGCCGCTTGCCCGCCTGTATATGAATACGACGCCGTGCCAGCATCGTGTGGCGGTGTCTTGTCTTAGCATCTTGGAGTTTTGTACCTCACACCTGCTCTGCCCGGCTGGTGTCATTAGCGTGCTGCACAACTTGGGCCCAGGCCATGAGTGTCCCCGAGGGCCAGACCACGCTCTTTTCATCTCGCGGGCCTGGATCTTTAGCCCACCACCGCCCGTCAACATCCTATAACGCCTCGTTCCACCTTGCGCCCGCCAGCAAGGTCACAGCAGCGGCACTTCCCATGCTGTTGGGTGCGACGCTCTTATATGCGAATTTGCCCATTCCCATCCCAATTCCACCACAGACGTCACCCACAATGGCGATCTCTTCCGCTTCTAGTCCCACGCAACCAAACCTCGCTGCCGTGCTGGACCGCCTAGGACTGGCCGAGTACCTGCACGTCCTCACCGACAACGGCTTCCACAACTGGGAGACGGTTGTCGACATCACCGAGGACGACCTCACCACGCTCAACTTCAAGCTCGGCCACCGCAGACTGCTGCAGCGCGAAATCGCCACATACCGCGGAATCCCCCAATCACTATCACTGGAACCAGAGGCAAACTCGCCCGAATCCACTTCATTGTCCACCTCCGCCCTCGAGACCTTCACCCGCCAGACCACCACTCCCCCGCCCCGCGAGAAGAGGAGATACCGACGCCATCCGCGCCCAGACGCCCACGCGCCCAAGAAGCCCAAGACCGCATGTACGCTTCCTCATAGTGCGCCATGTGACCCCCATCCCCTACTGACACGCTACCAGATGTCAACTTTGCTGACCAGCTTCGCACGGATCCCGAAGTCAGCCAGCTGTCCTTTGTGGACATTGCACGTGAAGTTGGCCGCAGATGGCAGGACCTCCCTCCGGAGAAAAAGCGCATCTGGGAGAGCAATGCCGCACGTGCCATGCAGGAGTTTGAGGCCCAGATGGACGAGTACAAGAAAACCGACAACTACACAAAGTACCAGGCCTATCTGAACGACTTCAAGATGCAGCAATCCATCCCTTCGACTGGTAAGCAACGGCCCGGAAACAGTCGCTCGACAACAGACACCTCCAACAACACGAAACAGTACTCACGTGCTAGCCCCAGCTCCTCAGACAGCCCCACCTCCTTCCTCTCGTCCAACACGCCCATGGGCATCGAGGCCGAAACCTGCCACAACGCATTGACCCTGGCCTTTAGTGAGCTTGTCACCCTCAGGGGCGAGATCCTGACTGGAGGCGCCCAACAGTTCAGCGAGGATTTCCTACCGCCTGAAGACCGAGTACGGCGATCAATGTACGCTTTCATTCGTGGCACCGGATCGCTCCTTTTCATGTGGACTTTTGAGCAAGCCGACGAGATTTTGGATCGCATCTACCGCCCGCAAAAGAGGGTTGACAAAATGACGCTTGCCGAGTGTTTTACAGTTGCTGCCATGGGCGCGCACTACGAAATCAACGCTTTTCCTGATCGCATGCGAAGACTGCTCTATGCCTCAGGAACCCTCCACTTCAACGAGCAGACCGCAAGAGAGGATTATTTTCGCACTATGCGCCTTCTTCTCTCGTTATCTTTCTACTCGCTTTTGGAGAAGCACATGAGTGCCAAATATCTAATCGGTGTGTTGATCTGTTACTAAACTCAGTCACTAGCAAGCTAACAATATTTAGCTGCGGGTTTGCAAATTGCCCGTTGGAAATGTCCTGTCCCACAGTCGCCCGGCTCAGCTGCATCAGACGACAACTGGAGGAAGGTTTACCGAAGCCTCGTCTTCATGGATTCGTGGCTATCTTACACCCTTGGCTACCCCACCGAGGTCACAGCTTCTGACACCCAGGTATGTCACCAGCAATTTTTTGAGTCGTCGACGATCCTAACAAGGCTAGATTGCATGTGTCGTGTACCGATCAGAGCAGGATCCCATTAATGAGCTCATACACTCGCAGATTAGCAAGATCAACTTGATTGCGGCCGAAGTTGCAAAGACGCTGGCTTCTCCAGAACTGGCTACCAGCGGAAACATCTCCGCGCTAACCCAAAAGTTGGAACAGTGGCGCCAGGAAGTTCCACATGCATTGCAGATGCCCACGCTTTTGTCAAGCGAAGGTCAGGATCTAACGCTGTTTCAGAGGCGCGCGATTTTCATGCTACACGTAAGCGGATCCCGTTCCCAGATCATGACAGTGCGTTGACAACCATAGATCATGTATCTTGGCGCGCTAGTGTTGCTGTACCGTCAGCTACTGGTTGCTACGGCTGAAGCTCAGCTTATCGATGGCGCGGCATCCTCATTCAACAACCTATCGACCAACGATGTCAAGTTGTATCGACAGCAATGCGCGACAGCGGCCCAAAACATTGCTCGCATGCTCGGATTGATCGACTTTGACGGCACATTGACCACACGCTGTTGGATTGTGTAAGTCGGCTCAAGCTTAGTTGTACCACCCAAGCTAACTTCAACAGCATCTACTGGTCTTTCTCGGCTGCCATTTGCTTGCTCTTCAGCGCAACTACCAAATTGATGGATGGCCAGATTGACGACGTCGAGGCAGATCTCGCTTACGCCAAATCGTGCATGGATATGCTTGAGCCGTGCAAGCCCTGCGAGCCCGTTGCCGCTCGATATCTGGATACCCTTTGGCCATTGTACGACCACTTGCAGGACGTCCATCGCCGAATGCTCGGCAAATCGAAAAGCAGTATATTCGCTATACTTCAGCCCGATCCCAGCCTACTCAGTCCTCCGGTACCTGTGTCAAGACAAGAGATAGGGCCCATCTCCGAGAAGCTCACAATGCTTCTTACAGACCCTTTCGGAAGGAAGCAAGACATTGATGGAACTAGGAGACGCATCCTTAGCAATGATGGCTCATACTCGGTGTTCTGGTTCCGATAATAGGTATTATGCGTGTTTGTGTTGAGAGACACGTTGAGAGGGTCATTGTCGAGGCAGATGGCAGGAGCGCCCCTGGACCGCCCACGGACATCGGCATCTCCCGGATCCTCCCCTTTTCACTCCGTACCAGACGCGGTTCGATATTACATGCTTCAAAGTAACCCGGAATCTGGATAGAAATCCGGAACGAAACTTCCGGACATTGCCTACCAAAACAATAGAGACACTGATAAGTTTCGCAACGCACGCAATTCGGTCTGGACCCAAAAGATCACAATCGATAGAATGCTGCACGGATACTACTGCACGTTTCAGTCGTTCCTGACTAGCATGTTGTCCCCATCGGATCGCCCCCATCGGATCGCCGATCGGCACATATGCGGCACGGCACGGCAGCCATGTTCACAGCTAGGATTGTGGTTGGACGATCGAAGCACTGAGGCATGGGTGGTGACTTGTGGCTGGGTAGTGCTGGTGGCCTCATTCTGGGACAAGCAAGATGACGTAGACGCCACCATAATGTGGCGTATTTGAAACTACGGTCGAGAGGGACTCCTGTAGTTATCATGTACATAGTTTGTGTAGAAGTACGGGAAGGAGGGTTGTGATGAGATTCGATCTGAGCGTTTTGTCTAGTCTTTGTCGTCGTAGTTGTTAGCGCTGTTGTTATCAGTACTGTTACGAGTAATATCATTGGTATTATCCATTGCGGCTACTACTTTATCGTGCTTTCAAACAATGCTGGTGGATCTATGATGATTGTTTCCTATCACGTACACACGAGACAAGATTTCTCGAAAATATCATCAGGAAGGGAGCATTCTACAAGCAGCCCCGCCCAATTCTTTTCACCAGCCCCAAAGAGAACCAACCGCAATGAAAGAAAACCGACGTCACCACATCATGCGCACAAATCGTGCTACTTACACAATTAATCCATAACTCCGGCTTCGGCTCCAGCTTCTGCTTACTCTTCACACCAACGTTCGGTTCGGTTCGGTTCGGGTTCAACGTGTCCATTTGCATGTGCATGTCAGACCTGCGAATACGAGGCCAATTAGTTAGCGCGCAAAACTCACCCTAAACCGACTACACCTGTCATAAACACGTCCGACATCCGACACTAACGCTTGACATGTCCGAAGTCCGAACGCATATGACTACCTACCTAGGAAAGGCGAGTACGAGTACGGTGCGTTGGTGTGCATGTGGGGTAGGGTGTTGATGGGGTGCTTACGGGAAGGTGGGTAACAAGAGTATCACGGATGAGGGATTATTGTTTTTCTCGCCTTGCATTCTCATCATGCTAGTGTACATTCGTCAAGGCTCCCCAACTCCCCAATGCACCGAAGTGCAAAGTATGGGTCTAGTCCATATCCTCCTCTGCATCTTCAAAGTCGTCATCGCCATCATCTGACTCAGATCCATCCTCGTCCTCACTCTCGGAAGAATCGACATGCTCAACAGCTGGTACAAATTCCTCATCATCATGGTCATCGTggtcctcctcttcttcatGATTCACTTCATCGGAGTGGCCTTGAGCAAATTTGGCGACCTGCTGACGGAAGGTTGGGTCTTCTCCGTGGGCGAGTGCACGGAAGAAGGGATGATTTTCGGTGAGCGGCTTTCCAGTGGTGACGAAGCCCATGGGCGTGTGCTCAAAGTCTTGACCTTTGCGGCGGAGAGCAATCCACTCATGTACTATAACTCGTTAGCAGGCGAAATGATCATATGACAGCGGATACATACAGAAGGTGAGGGGTTTCTTTGCGAAAGCTGGCCTCTCCGGGTGCTGAGATAGGTCTTGGTCGAGACCCAAGTATGCAAGCAGTTCGTAGTATTCGTCCCACTCAATATACAAGCGACCTGAAAACAGGCCTAGCTCAACCCTCAGCCAAACTGGGGCCTGGAAGTCGACTGGTAGAGAAGGCGTGGCGTGATAGCTGAGCTGGTTGAACTGAAGCATCCGGCGGGTTACGGGCGCGGCGTAGACGATGAGGTGAACAATACCGGCCGCCTCAAAGGACCGATGCTCGCGCATGATTGGGATGAGTTCGTTTGCTTCCTCGGGGCTGACAAGAAGTGCCTGCTGGCTGATGGGGCTCCAAAGCAACCAATGCGCAGAACGGATATAGTTGTCATTAGGCTCGTAGATTTCGATTGTTCGGTTAAACTGCGTTGATAGCCACAGTCCTGACTTCATGGAAGTGTTGACTGCATGTTTCAGACCAATCGAAGTACGGCCCAGTACCGAGAACATAGGTTGATAGGCATCACTTCCTGCCACTAGTCTGCCATAGACAGCAAAGTGGTAAACGTCTTCGTGCAGTTTGTTGACCTTGAGAGCATCAAAAAGTAGGGCCTGGTGCACCTCGCGTACATTTTCGACTTCAATTTCGACCTCCCTTTCCGCCTCGCGCTCCTGTTCAATCTCCACTTCTTCCAGTGCGGATGCATGGACAGCACTGCCTCGGTCTTGGAAGTGCTGCTTTCTGTTTTGAAGCTCATCGTATATCCTCTGTAGCGAGGGCTTCCAGATGATGGAAGCATATTTGGCTGCAGCTGCTTGGCGTTGGCCCCTGGGCTCATATAATTGCTTCAGAGTGACGGAGTCTTTGATACGAACTGTGTCTACATATGCATCGCGTGACGACCGGTTTTGGAGGTATTGGTGGTGCGGGTACTCTAGCCGTGCTTGCTCTTGCTGTAAGTAATGCGAAGTTTGAGCAAAGTAAGATGGCTCAAGCTGCTCGATTGAATCACACGTTTGGGCAAATACCCAGCGAAGCACGTCGTTTGAGGTAGGCTCGTGAGACGGTGTCGCATTCTTAGGTAAGCGGTCCAGTATACCCTGATGCACTTCAGGGGGTGAGAAGAAGGTGATCGATTGAGTTTGTCCAAGAAGCCGCAGCCTCATCGCTGCTTGTACGAGAGCGTCCTTCGTTAGGTGTTGACCCAAGGTCACTGCTGCTCTGGCGTGTGGTGGGAACTTGATGTCGGTTCCACGGCAGTGGCTTTCGTCCAGATAAACAACGCATCGCTCCAGGTCGTCCACGAACGGAGATGCTACTAGAGGTATACACCTTCCAGTACGGTACAAAGCCCATACACGATGATCGTCATCAAAATAgactgctgctgctgccatgCTATCGGCTTCTAGCCAGGCCCTCGCAAAATCTCTGTTTGAATGTTCAAGAACTTGTGCACCAGCGTCGATGAGGATTCTGATTGGAGATTGTTGCTGAGAACTCCAAAAGGTGCTTGCATGCTTGGAAAATTTGGGACGGCCATTCGATTGAGGGGCCCAGAAAGTCTTTGCCAGATTCTCGAGAAGATCCATTTCACTCCACCGAACCCCGTTCGGAGAGACCATTCGCATGTAGGATTGATTTCGAGGTGCGAGGAGATAATATGGAACCTCTGCATTCGTGTGTGCTAGTTGGGGTAGATCTCGCTGTTGGACTAGCAAAGGCAGCTGGTGCCTAGAATCGTTTGTACCAGAAAATCCAGTAAGACGGGGTCCGGTATTCTCTGTGATGGAAGGAAAGAGGTTCCAACCCGATGCCTGGAGTTTGAGCTTGAAGGTCTTGGCGTATTTCGGAAACACGAAGCTGTTCAGGTAGAAATCGACTGAGCTAGCGCTCGAACGTACAACGTGGCAGAGCTCGCTCAACTGCCGCTCATCCTCAGCATTGATTGAAGCATAGTCCTCCAGCTCTTTGGGAATAGCGTATTCCTTCGGAAACCACTTTTCATATTGTACACTAGGCTCATCGGTCTTCACCAAGTGCTCGAAAGCCTCTTTGAATTGTTGGAGACTGAGCCCTTCGTAGTAGAAAGATAAACAAGTCAGAGTGATAGCAACGTCAGGATGGCCCCACTCGGCTGCAGGGGATGGCACACCCTTCGCTAAGTATGGTACGGCTATCGGAGCACGTGTCGGATGTAGTCCATATTGTACGTTCCACCGCTTCTTCAGTGTGGCTACCAATATGCGATTGACGAAGAAGCCACGTAGCAGGTTGATAACTCGCACAAAGGCTTGCTTGTCCTGGAGATAAGAAGTGATCCTGGAGACTACGCCGCTGCGCACAGTTGGTTTCGAAATGTACGCTTCCAGGTCCTGCTTAACGGAGGTCGGATACTCTGCACATGGGATAATCGACGGAACTTGGCCTTTACAGATGATCTTCACCAGAAGTTCGATGAGGTAGTCCTCAGCATCTTTGCGGAGAAAGTATATGAGAGGAAAGCCATTCGCTCCACGTTTGACGATCTCAATACTGCGAGGATATTTTGACTGTACAGTAGATGAGAAGTCCTTGACGAGCTGTAGCACGGCTTGAGTGACCTGCCAGCGCATGGGATGACCATCAACTGTCATTTGCGTACCAGATGGGTAGACCAGTTGCGTCCTAATCGCCAAGGACACGTCGCATTCATCGAGGATATCCCGAGTGTGTTCGTCTAGCCAGCGTTGAAGCTCGATCATTATTGATGCTGCTTTGAGGTGCTCATCGCACAACTGCTGCAACCCGCTCAGTTTGAACGAGAGTATATGTTCAGGCAGAGCAATGACCACACCTCGATGATCTCTTAATCGCGTGTGTATCCTTCCGTAGAGATTGATCAAGGACTCTGTGAGAGGCGTCTTCCTAGAAAAGGGGAGATGTATAAGTTCACGGTTCACCAATCCTCCGAGTTTGGCCTGCATCGCTTGTGCTGACTGTAATAAGAGAGCCCTCGGCACGACTACACGAGCGAGATCGTTCCCGTTGGCAAGTAAGGCAGCAACCATAGGGAGAATGCAAGACGTCTTTCCCTTGCCCATCAGAAGCTGGAGAACGGAGTTTCCCCCCGACTGTGGCGACACTGTCGCCAAAGCCACGTTGACTTGTTCTTCTCGAAGGAGGATATCGCCGTCTATCTCCAACAGAAGCCAGTCCGGATATTCTAGGGCGTTCCAATTACCATGACCTTCATTCGACCACTCATCttgctgttgttgttcttTGCAGCGCTTTTGTGCATCCTGGATACGAAGTAGACGCTGATGCCTGCATATGGCGAGCCCGAAATCCACGAGCGCTTTTTTGGTGCCCGCTGGAAAACGATTACTTGACGTAACCCGAAGCTCGCTGAGAAGCTCAACGGTTGTCATCTTCGGCCAAAGATCCACCATTTGCAGCCACCTAGCCTGAGGATCGCTAGCTTGGAGAGTATATCGAATGTGATTGGCGATGGATCTAACAGCATTCTTTGCCGAGTCAATCTCTTCAGGTGAAATTCGAGAATAGCTGTGGTGCGCTGTGCTTCTCTTGCTCGTGAGATGTTTTTGGAGTGCATCGATGCTCTCATTCATCTCTTTGCTGTACCTGGATTGTACGAAAGACGACGGGTCCTTGAACTCTGCGACGATATCTCTAAGCATGCCAATCTCTTTTGATTGTGAAACCTCAGGGTATGGACCAAGTGAGGCTTTCCCAACTGGTGAGGCACTCAAAGAATTATAGAGATTGGCGGAGCGACTAACGGCATTACCAAATCTCATAACAAGGGGTCCAGCATATGATGTGGAAGCCGCGGCGGGTGGCGAGACCATGCAGTTGCCCAATAGACCCGAGAGCGACATATCGTCACCAGTTTTCGATCTAGTGGGATAGACTGGAAGCGACGTTGGCTTGGTCAGTGTGCTTGCCACCGCAGAGGATCCCGCTCTTGGATGTTGAGCAGCTACCCGGAAAAGAACGTTCTGCACACGATCCAAATACAGGGATAATTCGTAGTTGCAGGTAAGACGATTCCACTCAGGTGTAACGTCGATTACAGCACGCTCGACATCGAGAAATACTGGGTCGATGGCAGGTAGTTTCAGTGGGTCTATGAGAGATGCAGGCCATTGTTCCCCGATTGATCTAGCCAGTGCCTCGCAACTTGCATCGACGTTTGGCTCATGCGAGCTCTCAGCCTTGACTAGCTGGGAGCGTTTCTTGAAACCAGTTCCCAAGAAAGGCACTCGTGCTTTATCCATCAGTGACATTAGGTAAGATGCCGGGGGTGCTCCATCGACCCGAAAATGATGGTAGGCGGGATGTTCAGGTGGTTGTATAGCACGTATCTCCGGCAACATTGCAAAAGAAGCCAGAACACGTAACAAATCCAGGTCGACATCAGGCGAAAACGCCATCGTCCCCAAGAGGAACATCAACGTGAATCTATCATCGATATTGCACTGCAGTGACTTCTGAGAAAGTGCACCCCACTCTGCTCGAACATCGACAGCAAGGTGATCGGTCAGTAGAGACTTTCGGTAAAGTTTGTCATATCCCCCCACAACCGGCGCGTCATGGAGGAGAGTGATTACTGTTTTTTCCATTGGTAAGGACGGCCGCCATTCTAGGAAGAGCCTGGAAATCTCGAGGACATTCTGGCGACTATCTGATGAAGTACGAAGATCGCGGGAGCCGTAGGGTGTACTTGAACTCCCAAGCCTTCGCTCAAGGCCAGAGAGTTTCAGGGCTCGAATAGCCAGATGAGCGGCTTCCGAAGACACACCAGCCGTTTCCTGGGCATTGCGATCGGGGAAGAAACGCGACAACTGAGACGACCTCCGTAATATCTTCGCAACAGCTGTACTGTACCGATCGTCTTGCATGTATACTGTACAGTCTGCGGTCCAGATCACTGTCTCCATGCACTTCGCATCTTTGGGATAATACCCTCTCTTCGGGGATAGCTCTGCAATCCGATTCAAAGTGGATATTTCGTCACTCAACAACGGGTTCCAGGGTTGATAGGCGCCTGATTGGAGTAGTTGGAGCGCCTCTTCGGTCCCAGTTCGTCCAGTGAGCGGATCGCTTACAGCATGCGAGGTATAGGCATGTAGTAGAGCTTTCATATACAGGAGACGGGGCTCGGGTGCGCATTCAATGCGCCCCAAAACGTCATTGATCACGTATTTCAAGTAGACACCCCTCCTCATCTCAATGGCGACGAGTACGTGAGGTCCATCTTTCTTCACACGCACGCTTCCCCAGGGTACGAGAATACTCTTTTGACGCCGATTGGCAACAGATTGTACGACAATTTTGTTCTCTAGTCCGTACCAGGTTCCTGCATCTTGATTTGGTGGAATAATAGCACCTAGCCGTCGCGAATGCAGTAAGCCATCAAAGTTAATATAAAAACTAAGCTCCATTCGCTTCAGCTCCACGGTAATTTTACCATCCAGCGTAGCGAATACCAAGATTTGGGACGAGAGCTCAAAGTGAGCGAAAATCCGTGTGATTCTCCTCACAAGATCGCCCCCTGGATCGAGCAAGGTGGTCTGTGAATCCTCGTTGAAATGTCGGACTGCACGATAGAAACAACCAGCAGGGTACCAAAGAATCCACCAATTGCTAGGTTTAGACACCCAAGCATCTTTCTGTCGAATCTCAACATGCCCGTCGTTCACATGCAACCAATGGTAGCAGTTCTCAACGAGAGGTCGAGGGAGATCAGACTCAAACGCACTTCCAAGCATGAATTCTAGTAGTCGACCCGCTTGGACGGCTCTGATAATCAATTGGCCATTGCGAAAGCCTAGATGAATCCGATGACCACCCCGCATCGTCTCTGACAGAGTAAACTCCATACCCCGTAATGAAGACGTCGAGACAATCGGATTTTTGGAGCCAAAGATATGCCGATAGGCTGCATCGTTCCGGTACGAGAGCGGTAGGGTTCCCATCTCCTGTCCGTCGATCAAAAGGGTACCGTAGAGGCAATTGTAATGAACGAAATAAAGATGGTTTTCCTCGGCGGACTGAAGGGTGAGTGATATCCATGAACTATCCTGGTCGATCTTTAGGATAGGCTCCGAAGTGTCGTAGTTGTCGGGAATCTGCCATAGGCTGTCAAGTGACGCAATGAATGTCTGCGGGTGGGCGAGGATCGCGCGTCTTATGTGACCACGGTTTTCGTAAGCGAACAATGTGTCTTGTAAAATGGCATTGCGCATATGGTATGGCATGGAGCTGAAGTCTCCGGCCAGATTGTACTGCAGCGAAATTGAAGCATCGATGTATACGAGAAGATCCTCAGGTTCAGCAAAACACTGTGCATCGGTATGCAGCGTCCGCTTGCACAACAGTGCTGCCCATATAGCTGACTGTAGAACATTCGGGTCGTCTGTGACAGCTGATTGCAGTTCCCTCCGCCAATTGTTCGTGATGTTACGCGCTAGTCGGAGAAGCTCAAATCCATCTTTGCGAATGGCATCGCTCATAGTCAACGACACGAGCTTCAGCAAGATCGTGACCAGAAGCTCCATTTGAACAGGCTCTCGCCAGTTTCGCCGTATTGCCTCAAGACGAGACCGAATCTGCTCCAAAAGCCTCGCACATAACTCAGGGTCAAGCAAAGCGCTGTGGACCTCCGTATGACATGTGTCGGCTAGGCCCGGGCCATGTTGTAAGATCAGACGTAGTACAATGACCCAAGTAGACTCAGACGAGAAATTTAAATTTGTTGAACCCATTTCGCGTAAAAGATCAAGCCACCTGGAATGAGTGCCGACTAAGAGACCTTGAAGTGCTGTGAATTCATGTACACCAAGGCCCTGAGGACACCTAGCTTGGTTCGCTTGGATTCCATTCGAATTTGGCCAATTGGAGTATCGTAATCCAAGGTTGGACATTGCGGATCCAGGAGGGAACTTGACGGGAAAATGATGCCAGAACGAGGCTTTCTCGGGGCATCCTGTCCAGACCTTACTATGTCTGTCATAATACCTAGGTCTAAGACCGCAAGTTCGTATGACGTCGTGTACTCCGATAGGGAAACCCCAAGTTGCGTAATGGCTCTCCAGGTGAGCCTTCTTATATGAGCCGAGAGTCACTTGGCAGTTGGTGCCGTTGATGTATGGACGCAACTGTGAATAGTCTCGGATGAGCGATATCCTGTCAAGCTCATCTGCTGGCTGATGACATAACTTAGACAGTATCAACCAGGTTGCATCCCGATAAGCTGCAAACACCTCTGGGCACAAAGTTTCAAATAGTGCCGCTTTCGCAGCTGACTCATAGCTTGGAAGCGGGTGTTCGAAGATCTGGATCCGGATGCTCCTCAGCTGATCACGAAGATGATGCCACTCGCAAGGAACTCTGTGCCGTGACTCGGTCATGCCGTTTGGAAACACAAAAGAATCGTATATGCATTCTTTTTCTTTGAACTTCTTGTCGACCTCCTGGTAATGCATACTCTTTTCTTCCCATTCACGTTCTTTGCGGCACTTGTGATCTTCAGCAATGTCCTCAATCACTTCGCGCATAGCTGGAAGTTCGCCCCGAAGCTCCTCGCTGTCGTAATAGCGGGCTGC is a window of Pyrenophora tritici-repentis strain M4 chromosome 2, whole genome shotgun sequence DNA encoding:
- a CDS encoding NHP6B, Chromatin-associated protein containing the HMG domain protein — protein: MAISSASSPTQPNLAAVLDRLGLAEYLHVLTDNGFHNWETVVDITEDDLTTLNFKLGHRRLLQREIATYRGIPQSLSLEPEANSPESTSLSTSALETFTRQTTTPPPREKRRYRRHPRPDAHAPKKPKTAYVNFADQLRTDPEVSQLSFVDIAREVGRRWQDLPPEKKRIWESNAARAMQEFEAQMDEYKKTDNYTKYQAYLNDFKMQQSIPSTGKQRPGNSRSTTDTSNNTKQYSRASPSSSDSPTSFLSSNTPMGIEAETCHNALTLAFSELVTLRGEILTGGAQQFSEDFLPPEDRVRRSMYAFIRGTGSLLFMWTFEQADEILDRIYRPQKRVDKMTLAECFTVAAMGAHYEINAFPDRMRRLLYASGTLHFNEQTAREDYFRTMRLLLSLSFYSLLEKHMSAKYLIAAGLQIARWKCPVPQSPGSAASDDNWRKVYRSLVFMDSWLSYTLGYPTEVTASDTQIACVVYRSEQDPINELIHSQISKINLIAAEVAKTLASPELATSGNISALTQKLEQWRQEVPHALQMPTLLSSEGQDLTLFQRRAIFMLHIMYLGALVLLYRQLLVATAEAQLIDGAASSFNNLSTNDVKLYRQQCATAAQNIARMLGLIDFDGTLTTRCWIVIYWSFSAAICLLFSATTKLMDGQIDDVEADLAYAKSCMDMLEPCKPCEPVAARYLDTLWPLYDHLQDVHRRMLGKSKSSIFAILQPDPSLLSPPVPVSRQEIGPISEKLTMLLTDPFGRKQDIDGTRRRILSNDGSYSVFWFR